The genomic stretch CCTACCTAACAGATCCCTATTGCATTGGACATAGTTGTGTACATATATATAGGGAGTATCTAAATGGAACCTCTATTgatgtatttagaacttgacaccATTTAATTTTCCTTGTCTtatttcaaaaaattcttaagaTAGGTATATGAAATGGTTTTAAAAGGTAACTAGAACGTGACGTGCATATAATTATGTCATCATCAAAAGGATCATtatcattcaaatttttttggatacacatgtgaaatgaaatTATTACTCTCATTGTACAAAATTATGTATcatattaaatgaaaaaaaaaaatgaaattacaaattatttgacaactTGAgggtatcaataagaaaattatattttagcaaaagaatatatatatgtatgtgtgtgtgtgtgtttgtgcaCCTATGATTGTATTGTCTCCATGAGAGTTCCTTGTCTCAGGGCCCTTAGAGATGGTGAAGGTCATGTCTATCACTACATGGGAGTCTGAGAGGGTTGACTTATAAAATGTCAAAGATCAAAGGTCGGAGGATTGACTGATAAAGTGGTACTATCTATAACTACTTGGGAGTTCAAGCGGTGAAGGTCACGTCTATCACTACATGGGACTCAGAGGTACAAGAATCTATTTGTTTTTCTCGTACCTAAATGGTTTGGAACGATCAATTTATCGGtgcaaaccaaaatcaaacaaaaaagagagtCTATAAATTTGATTGGGAGTTAGCATGTCTCAGCCATAGCTAAATATGGAAAGCATTATCGCAATAGCAGGTGACatcatttccttcttttgttggGTTCTAGTCCTCAAATCCAATGGAGTACTCTTGGTTCATGATCctcttatctctttctctctgtgcAGCAGCCACCAATGTTTACCTCATCCTCTTCTCTCAGAGCAAATCCAAGAAAACCAAGCTCTCTTTACCACCAGGCCCTCCTTCACTCCCCATAGTAGGCAGCATCTTCTTGCTCAAAAGATTGTTAACCGATGCCGAAttcaaagatgaagaaggaaggaagatgaGTGATGAAGAAATAGTAATTTTCATCTGTGAGATTATGGATGCAGCGAGTGACGCAACATCAACTGTGTTTGAATGGATCATGGCCCACCTTGTGAAGGACCAAACCATCCAAGAAAAGCTTTTTTTTGAGATCCAAGAGGTTGTGAATTCAGAAGAAGAGGCTTTGCAGAAGATGCCATATCTGAAGGGAGTGGCATTAGAAGGGCTAAGGTTAAACCCACCTGCCCACTTTCTGCTACCACATACTGTGGAGGAAGATATTGTGGTAAATGGCTATGTCATCCCCAAGAAAACTATTGTGAATTTTATGGTGGCAGGGATGGGGAGGGACCCACAAGTTTGGAAAGATCCCATGGAGTTTAAGCCAGAGAGGTTCTTGGGTGAAGAAGGGGAAGTAGTTGATATCACAGGGAGTAGGGAGATTAAGATGATGCCATTTGGTGCAGGGAGGAGGATTTGCCCCGGACTTGGGATAGGGACATTGCATTTGGAGTACTTTTTGGCACATCTAATCAAAAGCTACAAGTGGGTGGCTGTAGATGGCCAAGATGTTGACATGTCAGAGAAGCAGGAGTTCACATGGGAGATGAAAACCCGATTGTGGGCCCATGTGTCCCAAAGGGCAAAGTAATTAGAGGAAATTAAGCCTAATCATCACTAAGAATAAGTGGGGATCACATCTTTTACCATGTTGCTTTAGTAGGACCGAAATAAGATATTATCATC from Macadamia integrifolia cultivar HAES 741 unplaced genomic scaffold, SCU_Mint_v3 scaffold1876, whole genome shotgun sequence encodes the following:
- the LOC122065078 gene encoding cytochrome P450 89A2-like, with protein sequence MRRMKNSIRVLKNEDEELISDKAQIEEYVTGYYENFHKAATNVYLILFSQSKSKKTKLSLPPGPPSLPIVGSIFLLKRLLTDAEFKDEEGRKMSDEEIVIFICEIMDAASDATSTVFEWIMAHLVKDQTIQEKLFFEIQEVVNSEEEALQKMPYLKGVALEGLRLNPPAHFLLPHTVEEDIVVNGYVIPKKTIVNFMVAGMGRDPQVWKDPMEFKPERFLGEEGEVVDITGSREIKMMPFGAGRRICPGLGIGTLHLEYFLAHLIKSYKWVAVDGQDVDMSEKQEFTWEMKTRLWAHVSQRAK